The Amphiura filiformis unplaced genomic scaffold, Afil_fr2py scaffold_37, whole genome shotgun sequence genomic interval aatgcactgacatagaacagcttcctggaccacattcacagccaaaTATTTGGCACCTAAcgcaagaaatctgtgagtaagtggagtaatgtggaacaagacctgtttcttgtaGGAAGTGTGTGAAAAGTAGAAGTAGCCCCGTTCAACACTATTCCATTTattctttggaaataatcacccGTGTAaagatcttgtacgcattctcacaaatTTCCTTTGCTGGGTGGCAATTatttgcctgtgaatgtggtccacgaggctgttccgtgtcagtgcattttgctgttgtgtcagctggatagctgcttggttactgacatgtgcttagaatagagtattgaagtaatcctgtgtgtaatttttgttcatttttattaacaggattttaagatgtgacattgttaaaaattataagtttctttatgAGGCCAGTTTTTTACTGACTTTTTTGTTTAGAATGGTTTCATAATTTGCGAATGTCGTTCATTTTCTTATTTGTTCATGATCATGTTCTAATTAAAAATACAGGCGtaattctattcaataaactgtagattacataaaaagtgggtaatggtgaatccaacggacaaggacacaaaacacatcaaggatcaataaatgatacaagaggataccttgaatatgaacaacaggaaagaaaaaagcaaggtacaccaacttgatgtgaggAAACAAATAGATTACATGTTTGTACGAATCCACACCTCTCTttacgaatccacacttaactgtagattcgtgcagaaaagtgttgattcgtagaaaataatctacagtttattgaatagactgacgtcaTAGCAATGGTTTAAAAAATCACATAAAACGTCCAGTAATATGCATTAAACGCAAGAAACGCCAAAGCAAACAACACTCTTGCTAATTTATCCATGTGCTCGGCACTAAATCCTGTATACTCCGATTTCGATGGTCCGTTTGTCAATTCCTTTGCGTGTGCTCCGCTGTTCTCATTTGCTGATGGGCTGGTGCTGTCGTTCGTGCAGAGGCTGTCGTCGGGTTTTAACTTTGATGCATCATTAGATTTCTTctggaaaagatgacaaaaataataatttaatgattacattaaatgtataggtgTAAAATTAATGATTGTTACGTTACCCTTAACTGAATTCCTATGATTTTTGACAGATTTTAAAGTCTTTATATTCAGTGATACCAGCGAAagtgtttggaaaaaaaatgtgtataaattgcctaaaagcaaaagataagtcattaaaattatcattaggtattttgaaatgaggaaaacatcagtattgacaaagttgacgcccattcaaatgtacatgtagctaatttgtcTACTATAGAGAAATACAGATTCATATAAAAAGTCTTCTTTGTCTTTACACACAGGTTTTCGCCATAACAACTATAATAGTGTAGTCAAAAAAatcaattccgtgaccattctctggctagtaaggttttacgattgatttgacttctatggactatttagaaaaaaattagcccccatgtccctcgcgaaaatcccggcatttttcgctagagggcaaaatccaaaatggccgccgccaccattttgaaaaattaagttttgaaccagagcacctataatcatgtagaaagacactttttcgggtatgtcgagcacaaggattccgattctgacattaatttgacattacggcatcattttcacccataaatccaagatggtggccggcaccatcttgaaaaatttcgttctaaaatcgtgtacaaagacacttttttggataaatcGACCACAAGGAtatctgacattactttgacattacgtcctcatttttacccagaaatccaagatggcggccgctgGTGCCATCTTgagaaaaataagttttgaaccagagtacctaaaatcgtgtacaaagacactttttcaggtaggtcgaccccaagaaatccgaatctgacattaatttgacgttataacataaattttgcccagaaatccaaggtGGCCCCCaattggtagagcgtaaatgtaatTCTTGAGTGGGAGCAggagcataagtgtgtcatttccgccttatttggggtttatgTCCCTTATCTGGGGGGTTAAACTGCTTTATCTTGAGTTTACATTACTtttctagggataaggcgccttatctgtggtttagacagcCTTATCCGGGGTTTACTTTCCTTACCGGTGGCTAAGATGCCTTcaaaccttagcatatcgcagtcgaaacccagataaggcatctaaaccccagataatgcgccggaacccagataagggacgtagaccccagataaagcagtctaaaccccaaataaggcgccttaactctagataagggtcgtaaaccccagataagggtcgtaaaccccagataaggcacctaaacccaaggtaaggcgccctaaccccagataagagacgtaaactcggatatggcagtctaaaccccagataaggcgccgtaacccccgataagggacgtagacctcagataaagcagtcccaaccccaaataaggcgccttaaccctaaataaggaacataaacctaggATAAGAGAAGTACACCCCAAataggcagtctaaatcccagataagacgctttaaccccagataaggcatctaaaccccagataaggcgccttaacttcagatgggggacgtaaacctaggataacacagtctaagccccagataaggcatctaaaccccatataaggcgccttaaccccagctaagagacgtaagcccagataaagcagtctaacccCCAGATTAGGCGCCTTCCatcagataaggaacgtaaactccagataaggcatctaaaccccagataagggacgttaaccccagataaagctGAAATGATATACCTAATGCTTCCATATCCATTAATATTTCATAATTAGCCAAAAAAGGGAGTTAATTCGTGATCCTAGGTGCTCCcactcaaaaattacatttacgcgctaccaaatgggggccatcttggatttctgggcaaaaattatgttataacgtcaaattaatgtcagattcggatttcttggggtcgacttacccgaaaaagtgtctttgtacacgattttaggtactctggttcaaaacttattttttcaaaatggcaccggcggccgccatcttggatttctgggtaaaaatgaggtcgtaatgtcaaagtaatgtcagatttgaaatccttgtggtcgatttatccaaaaaagtgtctttttgtacacgattttaggtcctctgattcaaaactaaatttttcaagatggtgccggccaccatcttagatttctgggtaaaaatgatgccgcaatgtcaaactaatgtcagaatcggaatccttgtgctcgacatacccgaaaaagtatctttctacatgattataggtgctctggttcaaaacttaatttttcaaaatggtggcggcggccattttggattttggcctctagcgaaaaatgccgggattttcgcgaggacATGGGGCTAATTTTTTCTAAAtagtccatagaagtcaaatcaatcgtcaaaccttactagccagagaatggtcacggaattgaggtttttgactacACTACTAGTAGGCTATGTTAGACGTCTACTAATAAAGTtgccaaaatcttaattttacGATACCCCGGATGACCAATTCACTGAATAGCCTTTAACCAAATCACGAATACTTTTTATTCGTTGTATAATCTTTACGATTGGTTTCTGTTGGCGGTGAGTGGTCCGAAATTTTTACACGAGTTTTATACCTAATTACATGAAAGCTcaaacattcttattcagttttaagtGGAGCTATTAAAGTCCACAGCCTTGTTGATTTTTGCGAGTCTGAAGTCTTTAAAGGGTGTCTTCGGCAATCACAACactatgccttatatgatagaaaatttattatcaaacacgaatcatgtggttttaatttaaacaaactcatattgaccataaaaacgaattaatacagctgtctctcaacacgcgatattcaaaattcccgagtgccaaaattgtcgagtgcaatgacgtcccagtaatacaatgaaggttgACAACAATCGAGCACAAATAACcacgacgtcattgcactcgacaatttcggcgcgggaattttgaatatcgcgtgttgagagccgggtgtttttattcaattttatggtcaatatgagcttgttttaaataaaaccatgcgagtcgtgcttgataattattttccttacatataaggcataatgttgtgattgccggagtcatcctttaaaaaGTGTCACAAATACTGCGACATTCAAATTTTACGCGCCACGGGGGGCATGGAGGGTGCAAATACCCccaatcagaactcttgccccccccagtaaaacccaaaattacaaaaattccactttttacggcatttttgcccaaaatttgttgattttgccccctgaaattcactttgccccctaatgccccgcgaaaaaaattcctggctccGCCACTGCTTTTGACATTGAAGATTTTGGTTTATATCGGACACTGCATGTACATCGATCGTAGAACTTCATTCTGAAATGTCTTACATCGATCATAGACCTTCATTCTGAAAATGTCTTACATCAGGTACATCGATCGTAGACCTTCATTCTGAAATGTCTATGATCGATCGTACACCTTCATTCTGAAATGCCTTACATCGATCGTAGACCTTCATACTGAAATGTCTTGCCCTTTCGACCCATACCTATATCTATGAGTGGAAAACCCTGGCAAAGCATTATTTGAACGTTGGCTAATGTGTTTATTAGCACTACTAGCTAAAACAGCAGGGGAAGCTGCAATGATGAGGCATTTCTTAAGATTCAATATCCAgataatttgtttgcacattggatagtttgacattttattttcatcttccATTTCTGGTCAATTGATTTCAATaatatcatttttattttgaacttGGGCGTACCGGGGCTACCGAgctggggagggggcaaaatttcAAACCGTCCCGCTGATCCGCTACTAAAATAACTCTACTGGGTCAAATGCACGTGAAAATATTAACGATAAAATGGGCCGAGATTTATAGGACAATTGTaccttggtcaattttgtcccccGGTATTTCGAGCCGGGAAACTTCCCTCTTCCCCCTCCCCGATCGGTATGCCTCTgattttgaacaaaagaaatactgtACCATTTTCCTGTCCTGAAGTACGATAAGATAGTTAGTCATGGCATATTCTATCAGCGAGAGGAAAACGAAGATAAGACACGCGGCCATCCATATATCTATAGCCTGTAGGAAAAATCAGACATATTGTGGACATGTCCTTAAAAACCCTTTACCCCCGAATAGCCAGTATCGGGGTATATCattttctttccctgatcttatttTCACATACCACTGTCAGCAGCAGAATGGTAAGGGTTATTATTATTGGTTGGAGCTCTCCCCTGTTGACGATGGTatatgaaaataagatcagggaAATTCGGCAAACATATaacgttttaaacgggttatatgtttggtaaaaacgttttaataacattaaatgttgggttatataaaggttccgggtttttaaaacgttttgtgtgaaaacatatacaacaacatttttaaaatgtcaaaatgtaacGTTATTGCTTTGGCCAAATATTTCGTCTGCATAAAAGTAACAATATatcagaatattttgcagtaagttttcaaaaatgtatttgaatgttttgaaaatgttatataccctataccccacatttaaacgttttatggcaACCGTTTATAAACCTTTTGTGAATAAAgtcacgttttgtgtttgctggagagATTAAAATTGAAAGGAGACATATCTGactgtaaaagctaacatttttagaaaagaaattgatactaatttatttttatagaaatgttacaatataactttaagggatggggtatgaacgtttggacagtatttattgtgggacattagagcacatcagacatatcgaattgcattctgaatacgaagaatgtccttctgatatcaaataattttgattttttgaaattcgcaatgtaatacacattttatggcaaatcattaaaattgatattttgatatttaacaatactcgaagtaaactttataaatctgatgatttctacctaaagtgtatgtaggtgggatgaaaagccgacgatcaattgaaaaatttaacctttcgtattgaagatatggatttttttcccaaaacaccaaaacaaattaggtctttttgggacaaaatccatatcttcaatgtgaaaggtcaaaattttcaattgatcgtcggcttttcctcccagctacatacactttaagactatgtcattaaatgtataaaatttacttcgaggactgttatatctccaaaatgtgaaaaatatcaaattttaataatttgtcataaaatttgttttatatcgtgaatttcataaaatgaaaattatttgatatcataaagacatgcttcgtattcagaatgcaattcgatacgtctgaggtgctctcatgtcccacaaaaaatactgtcgaaacgcaataaacgctcattctagatcccttaatttagCGCTCTGCACTATTCATActatttttatacttttgcacggagggggtggggggggcgTACGATCCTGACCGCGTCTGTTATGGCATTTAATTGTTGTTTGGCAGATAAATGATAATTTAAGTATTACACTGATGCAATAAAGTCTAAAACACGATGCCTTATAATActgacagtaggcctacctctgtatCTGGATGATTAACAGAGAATGCCCATGAATTGATAATTTAATGTGGCCGGCAACATTAAcgtttgtttataaaaaaaaaaaggacaatgATTTCTAATTTTGATGTTCGCATACTGCCGATCGTCAGATTGTCAGGAAAGTAATTACAATGGATTCAGGCGATTCAGTGCCGAGCGCAAGTAGCAACTAACTATATTATATAAGGCAAAATCGGATTTCCATAGCAAAAAAAAATCGTTGAACGTCGACCTCTATAGTCAATACACACCAATCCGACTAAGCCATTACTGTGGTGTTcccgacgtaaaactgcggtgtcccaaggtcggggtTACACCAATTACTTGTTAGTATGCTATACAGAactgtacacaacagtgattttcaatacacgatcatgaattgattgaacaaattaaatctacCGCACTCTGTGGTTCCGttaatagagggccaaatacagtaaaagcttctcggattggtgtataagaTCAATGGGACGTTTTCTAATTATCGTTGATTCGTCAGTATGTGGGAATGACAAAGAAAGGTGTTCGCATTATTTTTGTTCAATGATCGTGTCCgtcgtatagacctttttccctctttcccatcatgcactattccaggggggtatgagtgtcgcaaaatacatcatctccccgggggagtacagagttatgttcatcacattctggaatacggacatttcggctggtgccttcatcacaaaaaaggaatccccgatagtcacgataatggcgcccgatcactaatacctttcgggggcaaaaaacaacatttctatgccttatggacatggtgtcgtcgccaaaaaaagtttcctgttattgaaacctaactttgtatacattttatagacataatggtgaaaaactgatgacgggacacgcagtgatattttaccggcgtccgtttcactttttttcggagatgaaaataaaatgtaaacacaatctcttacacagatgttctgcatcgctccgtaactgcatcactcgtgtattcaataattgcataattagtaacatcgatggcctttacgataatccgcttatatggaatcagtatgcccatattaagacaaaataattgcaaaagcctggcaaagaccatcggatgcacacgatctatgaggttaatgaactacgtcatacccccctggaatagtgcattgtgggatagagggaaaaaggtctatagatgGTTTGTCTTTAGTTGGACTATCATCGCCTAGGCTTACCTTCGCCCCTGTGGCATCAGGAAAAGAATCCTGCATAGAAGCCGTCATAGTGGTAGCCGTCAGGACTGTTGTGATCCCTAGAGTGATCCGAGCTGGCGCCGCGTGAGCATCAATCCAGAAAGACATCCAAGATATTGTGACCAGGAGTATGCTTGGGATGTAAACTGTAAGGATATAGGCCTGAAGGTGCCGCTTAAAGGTGAAGGTGATCGCTGCACCCGACCAAGTATCTATAAAGATGTATACAGCAgttacttatttatatatttttatttatttattttttatttgacagAGGCGTAATGGCACAACTCCCTTGAAAATGGCAGGTAAagcgtttttaaagaaaataatactaaaTGCTACCACCACACTTACTGTTTGTCATTATCTCAAATTGCAAGTAGTATGTTTTAGTTGACACATTTGTCAGGTCATATCGAGCCACTATTATATTGGGATGGACTGCTACACTGCTATCAGTAATATCGAGCAAAATATCCAACGAAGAATATGcaactgcaaaaaaaaaataatattcgatatattatttttgtaatcattTGTATTGATCTCTTAATGTACACAATTATGTAAATTTGCATTCGTTGTGATCATGCACATCTATTCagcgtagaagtgatgatgtaacaggattaactaccattgcaattcagcatcgaagtggttacgtaattctcttggttaccggatcacgcttttttggtatgccttcgagtgccatatactttgtgtggtgatcgtttcgatcgtggttcattactcaagagcgtgatcccgttgacatagtaacattacgtaactttgatactgaatagatgaatacagtttttgaatatatcgctacAAGCAGGTCGCccgtgtctgcaatcatagattaaatacaataccgctcttttcaaagacaggtgcgagtgatcagcatgataagatccaggtctttatccctgttctttgacatctatagttcaatgcataggtaccgcgtgaacgttatagtgcagggcgatgtattcaaaaattatCCAGTTACATcttcacttctacggcgaatggaAAACTTACAACTAAACATGTGAATGGAACACGTCTGTGTGTCAAATGGAAATCGTTGTAGTAGCATACGGCACACAGTTGTCAAAGAAACTCTAGAATAAAAAAAAGTACCAAACGGTTATAACAGgttttatataaaattatatatgagCAGCATGTACAAATTATGCTACAAAacagaattaattaattattaatagagacattgcgatgttccaaacgcagcacgtggaacgtacgtttttacgtacgttaatacggtgttaaatattgctagtctcgattccaaactggattgtgctcatttgtcACGAAGGAGAACGAGTCAGCTGGAATGAAAGACTATaacatttgatctaatctaatctaggttgatagagggcatagtgattgacacaataacagtaagctgagtctctgcttaattcaaacaggccgcttttgattttgactaaaattttgacctacatgctgattaaacttaattgtttttttgtgctccacaaatattatagttgcccaaaaacatatattttggtagattaaagatcactacatccatacatcatgactttactttcaaaatgagacttttcgtcctgaaaattgggcgcgttacatggacttagacatgaggtaaaatcaacgtagcatctgcgttttattctacgttggaatccaaaacacacatttcaatgggcaatctctgcgtatgaatattgcgtttaaatttggtccatttttaacacatcgctgtacctttattataatgatttgttacaaacaaaaaggatcataataataattagactttccttcgtatgtgcattatctttgactgtctttaacatattgtgaaatggacaaattttgtgcattttcaacgatgtatctacgtcgatttcgcacgtggaatatcttcaaaaatagctaaatacgtgccCTCGCTTCGATACAtaagagtggttttgaatagatcgtcCGATGTctatgtttggaaatcgcaatgtctctaataacaCTTTGCGTTCGACGTCATTATATTAAGTTGCTCAGCAGCGAGtttttttatatatcattttTAAAACACATATGGTAAATAAGTTTGCTAAAATATGAAAAGCGGAAAAGAAATTCAAAATTTACAAATGAAGAATAAATAATATCGCTCCCGGCGATCCCGTGTGTATAGACCAGGAGCCCAgaaaatttattcaaatgaaaagcgCCGGAACAACTGACCCTATGGGTTGAAAAGGTCATACCCCCACATCACTATGCATCGCTGCAGGGTGTGTGTATAATTTGTTGGTGCTCGCAATCGCTAAAAGAAcgtttacccctaaagaagacataggacaattttattttcccatgtcttcattAGGGAACAGAGAAGACATGGGAATCTCACGTCTTCTTAAGGGGAGGTGAAGTTAATTTCTGCAATAGCCAAAATATACAAAGTAAAACTTTACCTCACGACATATCGGCATTTTCCATCCGGTAAAATTTTGAGCATTTGATTGGCTTGGATGATATCATGATGCTGCCCTTCTTTCTCGTACATGAAGAAAAC includes:
- the LOC140144043 gene encoding glycine receptor subunit alphaZ1-like isoform X1; this encodes MTNNTWSGAAITFTFKRHLQAYILTVYIPSILLVTISWMSFWIDAHAAPARITLGITTVLTATTMTASMQDSFPDATGAKAIDIWMAACLIFVFLSLIEYAMTNYLIVLQDRKMKKSNDASKLKPDDSLCTNDSTSPSANENSGAHAKELTNGPSKSEYTGFSAEHMDKLARVLFALAFLAFNAYYWTFYVIF
- the LOC140144043 gene encoding glycine receptor subunit alpha-2-like isoform X2 yields the protein MTNNTWSGAAITFTFKRHLQAYILTVYIPSILLVTISWMSFWIDAHAAPARITLGITTVLTATTMTASMQDSFPDATGAKAIDIWMAACLIFVFLSLIEYAMTNYLIVLQDRKMKSNDASKLKPDDSLCTNDSTSPSANENSGAHAKELTNGPSKSEYTGFSAEHMDKLARVLFALAFLAFNAYYWTFYVIF